In Polypterus senegalus isolate Bchr_013 chromosome 12, ASM1683550v1, whole genome shotgun sequence, the following are encoded in one genomic region:
- the znrf3 gene encoding E3 ubiquitin-protein ligase znrf3 isoform X2, which produces MFMHPLGLCNSNDEEDLYEYGWVGVVKLEQPELDPSCLTVLGKAKRAVQRGATAVIFDVSENPDAIDQLNQGSEDPLKRPVVYVKGADAVKLMNIVNKQKVARARIQHRPPRQPTEYFDMGIFLAFFVVVSLVCLVLLIKIKLKQRRSQSSLNRMAVQALEKMETRKFKSKNKGYREGGPAPSDTLSSSSTSDCAICLEKYIDGEELRVIPCAHRFHKKCVDPWLLQHHTCPHCRHNIIEQKKGTTGPICMETGNASLGRQQRVVLPVHYPGRVHRASQMTAYPTRTSMDPHGNPITVLTVDQHGDRNLYPPQSAAFVRSYPPIHLDHSLNPHHCGLEHRAAYALPPNFRRPKINGRNFSRAACFSQYETMYQHYFFQGLSYPQPEGQANIGPHKGQARAFQQGLLFPTVVHMAPTASSRHGESGSSSSFSCYHGHRSVCSGYLADCPGSDSSSSSSGQCHCSSSDSMLDCTEVSNQGVYGSCSTFRSSLSSDYDPYIYRSRSPCRGATLEPGTSCPPVSQDDSAAAPSHECHRPPPRASVFSGDQLSSCSLEPNYSSHSSLEPRETSTTTSDGALEGATPDLASWEKGAEVSEQGAACSCCFEIPPTAALDGRGAEVGGTLLVGAAHCGRGLEPRTSLGTGPQYLYSVNMDHLCRTEPGNSEGLPCCFYEERNVPRSSGNFYSEDYAVSVQYMQTDTDVPALQDQRIPIIPEDLDCEPGAPAVGSLLSAQDGHSELFVPAGPFRGRLHPLQEGARALFHGNGPCFHEAMGNGNKAGSAGPPHLADKDCTADQSL; this is translated from the exons GCTAAACGGGCAGTTCAGAGAGGAGCCACAGCAGTCATCTTTGATGTCTCTGAGAACCCGGATGCTATAGACCAG CTGAACCAGGGATCCGAAGACCCACTCAAGAGGCCAGTAGTCTATGTAAAGGGGGCAGATGCCGTTAAGCTGATGAATATCGTCAACAAGCAAAAGGTAGCCCGAGCTAGGATTCAGCACCGGCCTCCACGG CAAcccacagagtattttgacatGGGGATTTTCCTGGCATTTTTTGTGGTGGTGTCCCTGGTGTGCCTTGTACTTCTCATCAAGATAAAACTGAAGCAGCGGAGGAGCCAG AGTTCCTTGAACAGAATGGCAGTCCAGGCTCTTGAGAAGATGGAAACAAGAAAGTTTAAATCCAAGAATAAAGGCTACAGAGAGGGTGGTCCTGCACCTTCGGATACCCTGAGCAGCAGCTCAACGTCTGACTGTGCTATCTGCCTGGAGAAGTACATTGATGGGGAG GAACTCCGTGTGATCCCGTGTGCTCATCGCTTCCATAAGAAATGCGTGGATCCATGGTTGCTGCAGCATCACACGTGTCCACACTGCAGACACAATATCATTG aGCAAAAGAAAGGGACCACTGGGCCCATCTGCATGGAGACAGGTAATGCTTCTCTTGGCCGACAGCAGCGCGTTGTGCTTCCTGTTCATTACCCAGGACGTGTGCACCGAGCCAGCCAGATGACTGCCTACCCAACCCGTACAAGCATGGATCCTCATGGCAATCCCATTACAGTTCTGACTGTGGACCAGCATGGAGATCGGAATCTCTACCCACCTCAATCTGCTGCCTTTGTTAGGAGTTACCCCCCCATCCACCTAGACCACTCTTTGAATCCTCACCACTGTGGCCTGGAGCACAGGGCTGCTTATGCCTTGCCACCTAACTTCAGACGGCCCAAGATTAATGGACGCAACTTTTCCAGGGCGGCATGCTTCTCCCAATACGAGACAATGTACCAGCATTATTTCTTCCAAGGCTTGAGCTACCCGCAGCCAGAGGGCCAGGCCAACATTGGACCTCACAAAGGTCAAGCTCGAGCTTTTCAGCAAGGCCTCCTCTTCCCAACAGTGGTGCACATGGCACCTACTGCTTCCTCTCGCCATGGGGAGAGTGGAAGTTCTTCCAGCTTCAGCTGCTACCATGGCCACCGGTCAGTTTGTAGTGGCTACCTGGCAGACTGTCCTGGCAgtgacagcagcagcagtagttctggtcagtgccactgttccTCCAGTGACTCTATGTTGGACTGCACAGAGGTGAGCAATCAAGGAGTATATGGGAGTTGTTCCACTTTCCGTAGCTCTCTGAGCAGTGACTATGACCCTTACATCTACCGGAGCCGGAGCCCTTGCCGGGGGGCAACACTGGAGCCTGGAACTAGCTGTCCACCTGTATCCCAGGATGACTCTGCTGCAGCACCCAGTCATGAGTGCCACCGGCCCCCACCCAGGGCCTCTGTCTTCTCAGGGGACCAGCTGTCTAGCTGTAGCCTGGAACCCAACTACAGCAGTCATTCTTCATTAGAACCCAGGGAAACTAGTACCACTACCTCAGACGGAGCCCTGGAAGGGGCTACACCAGACCTTGCAAGCTGGGAGAAGGGGGCAGAGGTGAGTGAGCAGGGAGCAGCCTGTAGCTGCTGCTTTGAAATCCCTCCCACTGCTGCCTTGGATGGCCGAGGAGCTGAGGTGGGCGGCACTCTGCTAGTGGGAGCTGCCCACTGTGGTCGGGGCCTGGAGCCAAGGACCTCTTTAGGCACTGGCCCTCAGTACTTGTACAGTGTTAACATGGACCACTTGTGCCGGACAGAGCCAGGGAATTCTGAAGGTCTGCCCTGCTGCTTCTATGAGGAGAGAAATGTCCCACGAAGCAGTGGGAATTTTTACTCGGAGGACTACGCCGTCAGTGTGCAGTACATGCAGACGGACACAGACGTGCCTGCTCTGCAGGACCAGAGAATCCCCATCATCCCGGAAGACTTAGACTGTGAGCCAGGAGCACCGGCAGTTGGAAGCTTGCTTTCGGCACAAGATGGGCATAGTGAACTTTTTGTCCCAGCTGGGCCATTCCGGGGCCGCCTGCATCCCCTTCAAGAAGGAGCTAGGGCCTTGTTTCATGGAAATGGCCCCTGTTTTCATGAAGCGATGGGAAACGGCAACAAGGCAG GGTCAGCAGGACCACCTCACTTGGCGGACAAAGACTGCACAGCTGACCAGAGCctctga